The genomic stretch GCTTTCGTATTGTAGTTACCTTTAACGATACCTGTTAAACGTTTTGTTTTCACATCACTACCGTTCTGATTTACATCGCCTTCTATAGCAAGATGTAAGTGATCAAATTCGGCATTTGTTCCTTCTGATTTAACTTTCGCTTGTTCGGTGGTTTGAGTACCAATAAGTCTATTTGAAAGTCTTGAATGAATATTGGTTTCTTTACGTTCACTAGATGTTGTTTTCACATCTTTTAAATTGAGGTTTTTGGTTTTAATGAAACCGGTTTTGCCTTCAACGTTAGAGCCTTCAATATCGATGTCATGTTGACGATCGGTCTCAAGGTGAAGATGCCCTTTAGATTGAATATTCGCACGATGTAATGAAGTGCTACCATCACCATTTACAATGACCGTGCTTTTACTTTCAATACCTTTATGTCCTTTAAGACGAACTTCTTTATCGCCAATGATATTGCCTTCATTGATAATCTTTTGTTTTGCTTCGATATCAATGTGTTGTCCCTTAATATCACCAACATTGTGTGTTTGTTGAGTCTTAAGTTTAATAATTCCAGCTTTTAATACAGCATTATCTACATCCTCTAATGATGCAAAGGTTACTTCTGGAACTTTAATAAATTTCTCGCCAATTTTAATTTGACGTTGATATTTCCCTTTTTCACCATTGTAGCCATTTTTTAAGAGCTGAGCTTGTCCTGTTATTTCGCTTGCAAGCAATTTAGCTTTGTTAGCTGAAGAATAGAAATTAAGGAGACGACTTTCTGTATGATTATTAAAACTTGCCCAATTTTCTTTTAATGTTTGATAATTTTGCTGATCCCAGTTTTGACCAAAGATAACAGTCATCATTTTCTGGAATGTTTCTGATTTTACCGATTTCAGCGTTTTCATTGCCTCTACGGCACTACCATAATAGTTCCATGTTTTTAATGGATACTCGTTTGATAGAATTTGATTTAATAAGCCATATAAATTTTGAGCTTTAAGCGTTACAGTTCCGCTTAAACCGCTATTAAATAAAAGCGCTCTTGGTGTAAACGATACGGATGCTTCTGCTGGTTTTTTTAAATAGTCGCTAATGAGGTCAATAACTTTATTTTTGGCTTGGTTAACAATCTGTTTGGTTCCTTCATTATCGAATCTGCCATTGATGCTAAGAATACTATGATTGAAGATCCCTGCTTTTTCTCCAGCCATAGGTGATTTTTGGATAAATTTAAATCCATTCTCACCATGGATTCGACCAAAACTTTCTACGCCAAGTTGATTTTGGAATTCAGGCACTTTGAGTTCTGCGTGGTAATCATCGTAACGAGAACTATGGTAATGGTAGTGGTTCGCTGTAAGCGTATTACCATTAGCTGTCGTAACTTGACCCTTTAATTTCGCATCATTAGTTAGATGTGTTGCAGCAATAGTGATCTTGTTCTTCGCAAAAATATCGCCAAGATTATATACCTCGTGCTTAGCATCAATATTTAGGAAACCTTCAGTAAAAATTGAGCCTGTGGCAAAGTTGTTTACACTACTATTTTTTGATTGAAGTAATAGGTTACCTTTTGAACCAATTATGCCGTGGTTTTGGATAGGTCCAGTTACGGATAAATCGATGTCTTTTGTGCCAATCAATCGTCCTTTATTCTCAAAAAGCGTAGAATTGAGGTGGAAATTGGATCCTAGTTCAACTTTTTGAGATTTATCTAGATTAAATTCTTCAGTATTCAAGGTAAGATCATTTTTTGCTTTGACCAATTTGTGTTTAGCCGCATCAAAACTGGTTTTATCCTTGAAAGTTAATGTTGCCTTATCATTACTAATGATCTCGCCATTATTATGGAAATCATTGGTATGCGTATTTTTATTCACACCTTTAGTTTTTATATTTAAATGACGGGCTGCTTTTATAGCGCCTTCATTATGTAAGCTATCGGTATCAATTGTGATTTGAGATGCTTCAAGTTTTTGGCGAACAGTCAAGTCTTTTGTATTTTTTACGTGAATTTTGCGTTTGGCATGGGTACGATCTAGATCAACACTGCCTTTATTTGTATCAAAATTAAGATCACTTTCAGAAAGAATAATACCTTTATGTTTTACACCAGCACCGCTATCTGTCGTGATGAAATTAATACGTTTACCATACATTGCACCCGCTTCATCACCTGTAATTACAACATCATTATTTGTAACATTTTTTGATTTTACTTGGCGATTTTTTACATCATATTGTGAAGAACCTGCAACAAGGTTGATCTCTGTGCCAGAGGTTTTTTGTTTATTAATTTGAGCAATAGCACCTTGTAGATGAATTTTTTTAGCAACAAGATCTAAATATGATAGACCATCCGTTGCTAAACCATCTTTTCCAATAAGGATATCGCCTTTATCAACATCAAGGTGTAAACCCTTTTTAGGATCAATTACGTTACTGGTTGAAACGACAAAACGGTCTGTATTATAGGTTTGTACACCATTGATCGTCACTCCATGTGGGTTAATGATAAGAAGATCAGCTTTTCCACCTAAGACTTCTAAACCACCTTGCAGGTAGCTTCGATCGTTACCAGTTACTTGGTTTAAAATTGCTTTTGCGTGATTTCCTTGTAGGTGACTATTCGCAGAGACATTTCCCGCAAGTTGAGATTGCATATTTTGTAAACTGTTGTTGAAAACAGCACCATTTTGAGTGCTAAATTCTTTAAAGCGGTTATCTGAGATACCATCAAATTCTGGTTTTGCGATATCTACGATCACCGTACCATTTTGCGCTTGGCGGAGTGTTGTCTGCGTATTATCTACACGAATATTATTGATTTCTTTAAGGGCATCGCTAGCAAAAGTAGTTACAGAAGAGGTTGCCAAAATAAAAGCAGATAAAGCTTTTAAGCTAACGATTTGTTTGAATGAAGATAAATTAATGTGTACAAGGGCAGATAGACGATTAATGCCAAAAAACATGGTATTATCAGTTTGGTTTTTCTCTGATTTATCCTTGTTTGCACCTGAAGCAGTCGTAATATTTTCTGCAACAGGAATCATGCACAGCTTAGATTTACTAAATATAAGCTTATATTTGTTTTTGTTCATATGAACTCCTTAAAAGTTAAAAAAATACGGACATATTTAAATAAATTACATGCTTATTACCATTAGTGTTGTAGGAAATATTTTTTAATGGTTTGGCATAAGTAATTGCAGTAGAGAAATAAGGATTGTTGGCTTTCACACCTATCGCAAATCCAGATATATTTGTTCGTTTCCTTGGATACATTTGTATTACTTCACCCATATCAAATCCGATAAAAGGTGATAGGGAGTGGAGATAACTTTTCTGA from Actinobacillus delphinicola encodes the following:
- a CDS encoding two-partner secretion domain-containing protein yields the protein MNKNKYKLIFSKSKLCMIPVAENITTASGANKDKSEKNQTDNTMFFGINRLSALVHINLSSFKQIVSLKALSAFILATSSVTTFASDALKEINNIRVDNTQTTLRQAQNGTVIVDIAKPEFDGISDNRFKEFSTQNGAVFNNSLQNMQSQLAGNVSANSHLQGNHAKAILNQVTGNDRSYLQGGLEVLGGKADLLIINPHGVTINGVQTYNTDRFVVSTSNVIDPKKGLHLDVDKGDILIGKDGLATDGLSYLDLVAKKIHLQGAIAQINKQKTSGTEINLVAGSSQYDVKNRQVKSKNVTNNDVVITGDEAGAMYGKRINFITTDSGAGVKHKGIILSESDLNFDTNKGSVDLDRTHAKRKIHVKNTKDLTVRQKLEASQITIDTDSLHNEGAIKAARHLNIKTKGVNKNTHTNDFHNNGEIISNDKATLTFKDKTSFDAAKHKLVKAKNDLTLNTEEFNLDKSQKVELGSNFHLNSTLFENKGRLIGTKDIDLSVTGPIQNHGIIGSKGNLLLQSKNSSVNNFATGSIFTEGFLNIDAKHEVYNLGDIFAKNKITIAATHLTNDAKLKGQVTTANGNTLTANHYHYHSSRYDDYHAELKVPEFQNQLGVESFGRIHGENGFKFIQKSPMAGEKAGIFNHSILSINGRFDNEGTKQIVNQAKNKVIDLISDYLKKPAEASVSFTPRALLFNSGLSGTVTLKAQNLYGLLNQILSNEYPLKTWNYYGSAVEAMKTLKSVKSETFQKMMTVIFGQNWDQQNYQTLKENWASFNNHTESRLLNFYSSANKAKLLASEITGQAQLLKNGYNGEKGKYQRQIKIGEKFIKVPEVTFASLEDVDNAVLKAGIIKLKTQQTHNVGDIKGQHIDIEAKQKIINEGNIIGDKEVRLKGHKGIESKSTVIVNGDGSTSLHRANIQSKGHLHLETDRQHDIDIEGSNVEGKTGFIKTKNLNLKDVKTTSSERKETNIHSRLSNRLIGTQTTEQAKVKSEGTNAEFDHLHLAIEGDVNQNGSDVKTKRLTGIVKGNYNTKAGEQITHTEKSENVTQIELGIAANVGGKKAALRLDERKGFEANVTDDDKFGLTADSGIRFINEKSKRTELTHKNSQLTAETGTLHVLGNANIGGVDINANITSTPPTAGTNNVPTENKGSDNTKISPIPKLSESEIQNLMSEKNADFYKKEAQSHKQEKNQGFTLDAQRITSEKQKDELHESQTKSNLKIGLSTEGHSAIGDTANKIIRHSTELVKGDANAALKLANDALSGITGDAIGGSLTGGLDANKSTKVVDQTSDNRTRLGGNTRLVSHSDIELKNIESNKDSNITLKAQNNVTLKAGETDRHETSQELKIQTSATVSGSCGLTSSGCAIGINHKIGGDYNRQNTTSKTFQNSKLQGNNISISAGKDLTLAGANVTGDHVHLDVKGKTHVESKQDELNRRGYNAGLHLNTGASIATDLSVKPSINISAKGGIEVENKRQVNEQSGIKANALTGHLENLKLVGGHIIGNKSESNLTVANKISANELQDSHHKDGGNLGLSIKIDIKDDGDTDLSKSFINGGRAAQKHYEATQNVTVIGVNPAQGIDGKTVNQLNQQSTITQNTDVAASQIQLSPKDIKDIVDKAKNAHEKAEKIVTKLKEAAHTVKEKLSGIKDTIPAPQQK